Genomic window (Vigna radiata var. radiata cultivar VC1973A chromosome 1, Vradiata_ver6, whole genome shotgun sequence):
ATTTAGATCTTTTTTTACGAGATATGAATTTTGAAACAAGTTTTTTCCAAACAGTTCTTCTAATTTTTTCCAAGAACAACGAAGATTGATGAGAGAATAGATTATACTACCGAAGGTGTTTTACTAGCTAAGAGCCAATAAGCAAAGAACTACAAGAAGAATCATACGACCAATTGTCAAAGCAGTGCAAATAATTACAACAAAGGAAAgggttaaaagaaaaattacccTCCTTGAGATGTTGGAAGAGACCAATGCATAAAGTGCAAAGGAGGAGGAAGATCAACTATTTGTGGCCACCTGTTTTGCAAGCAGtgaagaaaatgagagttgATTGATTGACAGTGGTTGCGCAAACCATATGACCAATGACAAGTAGCTTTTCAAAGATTTAAAACCAACCAACATCACCAAAGTCAAAATAGGAAATGGTGATTATATTTCAGTCAAATGAAAGGGAATTTTTGCAATAACAAGTTGCTCAGGTACAAAGTTCATTTATGTCCTTTTTGTACCAGAAATTCAACGAAATTTGTTGAGTGTTGGCCAATTTATTGAAAGAGGCTTCAAAGCTgcttttgaaaacaatttttgtttgattagaGACATAActagttaaaaaattttcaaaatccaaatgAATATCCATTGGAAGAAGAGCAAGCTGCCTTTCCCGTCAAGGAGAACATCACAAAAGTTTGGCACAAGAGGATTGGGCATTATCATGACCAAGAACTGTTGAAAATGCAGTCTAAGAAAATGGCAGTTGATCTTTCAGAACTTGATGATCAAATACCAACATGCAAGACTTGTTTATTTGGAAAGCAAAATAGGAAGCCATTTTCAAAGTCAGCAAGAGGAGCCACTTGTAAATTGTAGTTAGTCCACACAGATATATCTGGACCTCAAAGAACTCCTTCATTAACAGGTAATCGATATTATGCTGCCTTTATTGATGACTTCACAAGAATgtgttggattttttttcttaaaattcaaGTCAAAAGTAACCGGTGTTTTTTTGAAGTTCAAAAAATTAGTAGAAAATCAGAGTCGCAAGCAAATTCAGATTCTAAGATTTGATAATGGCAAGGAATACACATAAGAAAACTTTAATAGTTTTTGTGAGGAAGCTGGCATTGAGAATCAATTAATCATACCCTATActcacaacaaaatggagtaagtgaaagaaaaaacaaatacatcTTAGAGATGACTTGATGCATGTTGCATGAAAAAAATCTACTCAAAATGTTTTGGGCAAGAGTCACTTATAGCGTTGTTTTCTTGTAAAGTAGACTCTTTACAAAAGCAGTCAATGATCAAACACCTTATAAGGCTTGGTATGACTATAAACCATCTCTACATTTTCTCAAAGTATTTGGATGTTTGTGTTTCACTCATGTTCCACAAAATAAGCGTGACAAGCTTTCAACCACAAACATGAAGCATTGTTGTTAGTAGAGATGTCCACTCCCTAGAAGATGAAGAGTGGAACtaggataaaagaaaaaaaaggagtatCAAACTGTAGCAGACCTACAATTTAAAGGTCTCTTGCTTCAAGAatagaggaggaagaagaggattgaCAAAATGAATTGATAGATGATGCTTCTGTGAGAGGTACAAGATCACTCTCTGATATTTATGAGAGGTGTAATATTGTTGTTTGGAAACCTGAAAATTTTGgagcaacaaaagaaaatcaaaattggtTAATACAATGAAAGTGAAAATTctatgattgaaaaaaaaaataaaacatgggAGTTGGTTGATCGACCTCAAGATAGGAAAATCATTGAAGTTAAATAGgtgtacaaaaaataaattactgaGAATCCTTTTGTTTGTTTGGACACCATAAGGATTTTgtcttataaattttatcaattatcttatatttacTCCTAAGATAGAATTTTACCATTCATGATAAAAGGAagagtgtaaaaaaaaaaagcaaagacGTGGACAAAGAAAGACTAAGGAAATGATTTGATTAATTtccatatattatattatataatatgacagcgattttatattgattaaaaataaaataaatttatgatatataaataaatataaatattatattttaagtgaaCTCTTTATCATAGTATGAGAATAATGTCGAATCTATATctaaagaaatttattatttgttaaatatgatGTTTGATATGTTGAtttctatattaaataaataataataaatataatattaaataggaAAGAGGTATTAAAGATtctacattaaataaatataggaaaatgatattttaacaccaattttttgacaccattttgacatttcatacgtgtcaaaatgtggttggatgatttcaaattaaaaaaagctgaggtaagggcatatttggaaagaaaaaaccaaagtttttttttttttaatttgaaatcatccaaccacattATTTTGATAGGTGTGAAAtgttaaaatggtgtcaaaattttggtgataaaatatcatttttcataaatataagataaatattaaagttgATTTCTATGTTATAAGCACTTGCTtgtgtttaaaaagaaaaagattaaaatagtAAACAAGTTGAAACGGAAGAACAAAAGGAGCATCAGATTTATCAGTCAATAGTAAGATCAGAGAATCACTAAGCGGTAATGCAGGGTCTGCCAGCTTTTATCAgttgaagattttattttaagtttatcagattttatttttgaaaattgatgaGTTTTCACACGAGTTTTCCAGTCTAATTTTACGAAACGTTGGTCTCCGTTATTATGCCATTACAGACATAGCCACGCGTTTTTGTAGTTACTGTGAAATTCAAACCTTTCCTATGAAACTAAGAAGAAGATGTGTGGAATGGTCCAACCAAAACGGTATGATAAAAAATCTAGTgttcatattatttttgtggttataaatatatttgagcATGGATCATTTTCTATATCTGGCTTTTAAAGATAAAGATGGGTCTGAATTCCTTCTTCTATTACCTTCTCATTCTTCTTGCTGTAATAGCATCCTTTTCTTCCACTCAAATTAATGGAGGTTTGTCTTCTTCATTCCTCTTTTTCATAtcagtgtttttctttttttggaaaatgatattttaacaccattttttacaccattttgacactgcacacgtgtcaaaatgtggttggacgatttcaaattaaaaaaacaaactttggtttttNtcttccaaatatactcctgcctcaacttttttaatttgaaatcgttcaatcacatcttgacacgtgtgcagtgtcaaaatggtgtaaaaaatggtgttaaaaatatcattttccttttcttttcttcaaagtGAAAACCTTAAAATCCATATGTTACACATCAACCATGTAATACAACATCATTAATGCAAAAACTACCACAAAATCACCATAacctttttgttgttgttcttgtgAACAGAGCTGGAGATTAAGAGAAAGCTTGGCATCCAAACAACTGGACCACCATCTCCCATGGCCGCTTCTAATCCAGGTGCCggtcattaaattttaaatttacctcactacttaatttatttgaaaaataaaatttaaattttattggtaGATTAGCTTTAAACTCGTACCAATGAATGTTGTTGACGCTCGTACAACGTGCATTGATAAATTCGTGTAAGTGTATTGTAagagttatttaaataattagtgAACAAATAAATTAGAGTTGTTTAATCAATCTATGTTTAGTCTTTTAAAGTGTTTTATAAAACTTATCTAAGAGTTATACTCGTTTAATAAGTGTATGgataaactcatttaattagtatttttaaactCGTCTAATCAATGCATGAAATGATTCGTATAATCTTTTTTCTATACTCATCTAGTCAATGTATGAATAGattaatctaatatatattactaGACTTGTCTAATTGATATATTGacaaacatgtttaatatttttttgttatgctCGCTTAATCAACATATTTTTAGACCGGTATAATCAACTTATAAAATAACTcattatctaatattttttggtGCATTCAAATAGTTAGTGTATGGacatgtattattatattttttttctataattgtcTAACCATTCTGTCACCAAATTTGTTTAATGTGTATTATTAGACTTAATCTATTAGTTTTCTTATACTAGGTCAACAATGATGATAGTTTTgtctaattaattatttgttattttaccctttattttgatattagcAAAGCACAAGCTCGTacatttagaaactaaaaatagtaaaatatgaattaaaaggTTATAAAACAAAACGaaatttacaatattaaaaattatgattttctttttgctaaaaatgtatattttaaaaattgaaatgaagtacaatatttcaatttaattttttacaaatataattatttaaaatcttatataaaCATCTATGTACAtatgattaatattaatattttgttaaataatctCATTTTACTTTCACATcctaaatatattcaaaagtaagaatatctataatataatttaatataaaaattatatagttttgtattaataatttttttgtaagacaaaattattatatcacATCTTTTTCTATATGGCACCGTAAAAAAGttgtattatcaataaatatgtataattttttacatattattatggtaagaaataaaagtacaatatatatttttaattaatataagaaatgattagtctaattttttttttaatattaatctaattaatatacgaaaaaacttattaaatatgattttatataattgtttaattatgtgtcgataaatttatttaatgtagaTGACTTAActtgtctaatattttttattatatttttatattgataatgtaaatctaatatatattcttaaacctgtttaataataatataaatatatttgagatatattttaaaataattaatttattaaattgtatCTTTTCTATTTCGATcttaataaagttataaattttgatgtttataGAAGCTTATGAATAGTAAACTTTTGAcagtaaaatatttcaatttattatagtactaatataattatttaaacaaaagttTTAAGTCGATATAATTAatgctaaatttttattaaataatatcattttaacttttaattttattaaatttataagaaatcaTAAACGGATATTATagaattattaagatatttattgTATCTAATATGggaatgttttatatttatgatagtGATTTCAAAATCcttaaaaatatcataagaCATCCTAAGATTAGAGTATAAGCGTGAATGAGCAGAATGAAAGTAACGATGTAGTTTTGAGTTTGATGGAAGAAAAAGGGAATGAGCAGAACGAAAGTAGAAGTGCGTGCGTGCATCATGGTGGTAATGAGTTTGGGTAATGGTTGGGGAATTGAAGCTGAAGTTTGAGATGGTAAGTAGCAGCAGCTTCATCAGCTATGGTGAAAAAAGCAAGACCACGAGCAAAGGCAAAAGAACCAGTGCCTCCGATGACCTTGAGCTGTTGTTTGTCTTCATCAGCCTGCACGCTCAGCGTACCCTTATGATCTGGGGTGTCGATGCTCAGATACATCACGTTAAACGCCGATTGCTGAAACATGTCGCCGAGAATCACGAACCCCTGTGCTTTTCCAACCTCACGTGAACTCTTCTCCGGTCCCTCTGTCAGGACGCGCGGAAAGATCAAAGCGCCGCCATCTTCCCTTGGTACGAGGTCACTCTTTAAGGTTGGTATCTGAGGCTGTTGGATGTACAAGGATAGATCCAACCACGGTCTTCCATGG
Coding sequences:
- the LOC106756146 gene encoding dirigent protein 6; protein product: MSAGIIFCVAVSLATIAVIVLAVLSPVSHNKNHGRPWLDLSLYIQQPQIPTLKSDLVPREDGGALIFPRVLTEGPEKSSREVGKAQGFVILGDMFQQSAFNVMYLSIDTPDHKGTLSVQADEDKQQLKVIGGTGSFAFARGLAFFTIADEAAATYHLKLQLQFPNHYPNSLPP